The window ACATTTATAAAGTTATTGCAATATATTATGGTCAGGGCACTGACGGTCCACAAAATTACCTGTAACGGTGGATAGCCCTCTATGATCAATACAACAGCAAAAGGAATAAAAAAGAAATAATGAATAAAATTAAAAAACGATAATACGGTTTTCCACAAACTGAAGTGTACTATTTTTGCCTTACTGAAAGGCAGGTACAAAAGCGGTTTAATATTAACCACAGGCATTTTTTGCATCATATATTTAAATACCAGATCGACAAAGAAGTAGTAAATCAAAAAATGGTTGATGATCTGGAAAGGGTCTTGTTGTATCTTTTCTTCCAGGATATAATAGATCCCCCCGCCCAATACGGTAAACATCACGATCATGTACAGGGCAAAAAAGATGGTGATGATCTTGAAAAAAAGATTGGAACTCAGGGAGGCTGACCTGAAAAAAGACTTCCACTGAAGGGTAACAAAGTGCTTTAGCATTAGAAAATGGTTCGTTATTTCGATTCATTAGTATAAATAAATCTTAATCCGTTACATAAAAATACCAGGTTTATTATTTTTACCAAAAAATTAAAGATATGAGTCACTTTCACCCACTTAGGGTTAAACATATAGAACATATTACCCCCAATTCGGTAACTGTATCATTTGAAATACCAAATGACCTTAAAGATGAATTCAGATTTACCCCGGGTCAATATATCAACATAAGGAAAGAACTGAACGGAAAAGAACTTCGCCGTTCGTATTCTATCTGCTCTTCTGCCGGTAATGGAGATCTGACTATCGGAATTAAAAAAGTAGATTCAGGCTTGTTTTCACAATTTGCAAACAACGAACTTAAAAGTGGAGATGTTCTGGACATTTATCCTCCATTAGGACATTTTACATTCGACCCGGCTGAAAGCCGGAATAAGAACATTGCCGCATTTGCCGCCGGGAGCGGAATTACACCCATAATGAGTATTATGAAATCGGTTTTAGAAGAAACTGACGGCAACTTTATATTGGTATATGGTAATAAAAGCGCTGCCGAGACCATGTTCCACAAGGAGATCACAGAACTTATTGCTGAATATCCGGAACGGCTGAAGGTTTATTTCATCTATAGTCAGGAACAGGATGGAGAGAGCATGTTTGGCAGGGTAGAACGTTCGACAGTTAATTTTATTATTAATAATAAGCACAAAGACACTACCTTCGACGCCTATTATTTATGTGGTCCGGAAGCCATGATCCATACGGTATCTGACACCCTAACTGAAAAAGGGATCACAAAAGAGATGATCAGGTTTGAATTGTTTACTACTGCTGATGCAGATGAAGAAGATCTTTCTTCAATTCCCGAGGGCAAAACGAAGGTAAAAGTGATCGTTGATGATGAAGAGTTCGAATTTATTATGGACCACAAAGAACGGGTTCTGGATGCCGCTTTAAAAGAAGATATCGATGCGCCTTATTCATGTCAGGGAGGTATTTGCAGTAGCTGTATGGCGAAGTTAAAACAAGGAAAGGTTGAAATGGTGAAAAACCAGATCTTAACGGACAGTGAACTGGAAGAAGGCCTGATACTCACCTGTCAGTCTCATCCTCTTACAGATACCATTGTCGTAGATTATGACGATATATAACTAAAAAAGGACTTTTCTCAGTCCTTTTTAGTTATATTATTTAATGCTGCCCCAACACTAAACCTCCTATACCGGTATCATTTCCTCTTCCGCCTTTATAATTTTTGCGGGTTAACTTCCCCTCTATACAAAGTTCTTACTAAGGTTATGGCTCCAGCCCCCTGATTAAAAAAGTTTTAAAGATATTTTTTTAAAAAACACAGGCCTAACAAGCTCATTACAAGAACTCTGTACATTTTATGATATTTTCATTAAACAGAAATGAAGAAATGATCATGCTTCTTTATATTTTTGCAGTAATAAAACGGGATGTGGCGCAGTTGGTAGCGTACACGCATGGGGTGCGTGTGGTCGCTGGTTCGAGTCCAGTCATCCCGACTAGCCCCATTTCTAATGGGATCTAAACATCTTATAAACCCTCATTCATCACCTCACAACCCATAGTCTCCCGGCTTTGAGAAATAACCATTAAGTTACCACCTCCGAAGTCAGGAGGCTTCGGAGAGCACATATAACCAACATTTTCATGATCAAAACATACGTTGTGGACTAGGCAAAATACGATCTATTTTTAGTCCATCCACAAGTTTTGAAACTGATCCCCTATTTTCTACTCACACATGGCATTAAGATAAAAACTTAAATTTTGACCGCTTTTATTCCATTTATCCATTGCTTTTTCTCTTGAAAATGCTGTATGAATTGGCGAGCTTGCTGTCGCTATTGCAAAATATTTACTCTTTTCATCCGTTTTTACACTTTCAAGCCATTGTATGGTTACTGCTATTTCTTCAATGTCTTCTTTTAGATAGATATCATAAGGTTCTAAATCAACTTTAAACCATCCGTGAAAATTATCTTTAATTTCAAATACAATATTTTTATGTACTATTATTTCTGTAGGTATTCCATCTTCAATTTTATAAAAATTCACTCTGAACTTTAGGGATTTAAAGTTGTTTGAGGTGATATTAAAATTTAAATCTTTTATATGGCAGTTTCTTCTTAATTTAAATTTCATCCCCTTTTCTTTACTCAATCTATCATCTACATCTTTTTCATTGTATGAGTAAAAATTTGCATGAAACAAACCAATCCCTTTTGATGTCCTCCCTATTTTTTTAGACTTATACTTTACTTTTTCAGCACTTAGCACAACTTCATCCAGTTCCATGTTTTTAGATTGAAGGAGAATAGATCCTGTCAGGTTTTTCAAATCTGAAATCAAATATTTTTCCGCTTTATAACCGATATAAGAGAATATAACAGTGTCATTCAATCTCACTTTATGGTCTAAGTAAAGTTTGAAAACACCATTCTCATTAGAAACAGTTCCAACACTTTTGTCTTTAATGCCAATATTAACATAAGGAAGTGGTTCGTTATTTTCAGTACTAAGAACTTTTCCTGATATTATTTGTTCTTGAGCCTGAATAACCAATGTAAACATGATTAACAAAAATGTAACTTTTATTTTCATTCTTTTATTTTAAGAGGTTTATAAAACATTAAGGCTATTGACATCCTTTTACCTCTATTTTTAATAGAGAAAGGCAAAAGATTTTTTTACTTATCATCTTTACAATTACGTTCAACTACACTTTGAAAGTAAAATAAGACAATAAATAATAGTTTATAATGTTAAAAAAAGACAATTAACATATCTTTAATCAGACCCGACACACCTAGACAGGCAACGCTACTAAACAAAAGAGGGCTCGTACGAGCCCTCTTTATTCTTATTATTTATTCGGTATTACCTCCAATAGTCTGCAATCCATTTTGCCGGTCTCACATAGCGATACCACTTACCGCGGCCTCCTTTAATGGCCTTCGGAGGATTAATTTCACCGTGGAAAATAATTATTTTAGATCCCTCAGGAATGCTTGGCTTTTTCCATACCGCTAACGGGAACTTCGAAATACAATCGTATTTATAACTGGGACACCAAGGCTTCGGCCAGTAGTTGAGCATTCCTTTTTCGTGTACCGCCCAGGTTAAATACTCCTGCTCATTTCTATGTTGTTTTCTAATAGAATCAAAATTTTCAACAAAATAATCGAACACATAACCGTGCTTACCTATTTCGAATCTGTATACAGAAGAATTCCCGGTAATCCGCCATTGCTTTCTGTAGTCTTTAATAATCATAAACGGATTATCGTCTTCAAAGAAACAATCGATATTATCGACTATGACCACATCTAAATCTAAAAACAAAGCTGTTCCCTCCAATCCGTACAAATCCGACTTCAGCGTGGTCAGCTTTTTCCACATCCGCTCCGGAAGGTTTCCGGGGATATCAATTTCTGGAATGGGGAAACATTTAATATGATCATCTATTCCTTTTTCGTCGTCAGTAAAACAAACCATGGTAAAAGACAGATTCAAATTCCTTTTTACCATGCTATATAATCTGTTTACATAAGTGGCATCATAAAGTGTTCCCCACTTCATGCAAAATATATGAATGTCTTTATGCATCTGATCTTTTTTAGCATTCGTATCATTAACGATACTTTGAGTGCAAATATACCTTTTATTACTTATTTTTGAGGGAGATTCTCTTTATTGTATAAACGAACGCCATATGGAAATACATCATCTTGCTCAAAACAACTCTGTGCTCAAACACTTTCTGGCCGAGCTTAGAAATGTAAATATCCAACAGGATCGAATGCGGTTCAGAAAGAATATGGAGCGGGTCGGAGAGTTGCTTGCATACGAAATGAGCAAATCTTTTCATTATAAAGAAATTAATGTTGAAACGCCTTTGGGTTCAAAACAAACTCACGAAATTGATGAAGAACTGGTTATTTGCGGTATCTTCAGAGCAGGCCTGGCACTTCATCAGGGGTTCCTTAATTATTTCGATAATGCAGATAATGCTTTTATATCTGCTTACAGAAAGCATCATAAAAACAGTGATGCATTCGAAATAGAGGTAGAGTACCTTGCGTGTCCTGCGCTTGAAAACAAAACCTTAATACTTGTTGATCCGATGCTCGCAACCGGTCGTTCATTTGAAGCTGCTTACAAGGCCATTGAACAAACCGGTTCTCCAAAAAACATACATATAGCAGCTGTTGTCGCTACTCCCGAGGGGATTGAACATTTGGAAGAAACATTACGCCCGGACACTAAAATATGGATCGCAGATATCGATGAAAGATTAGATGAGAAGGACTATATTGTACCCGGTCTTGGAGATGCGGGAGATCTCTTATACGGATCTAAATTACAGCACTAATGCCAAAAACGGCATCAGAACAAATATCCATAAAACAGCTTCTTTTAACCACTTCGATTTTGTTGTTTGTAGGTAATTCGCAATAACCATTGCCAGCGGAAAAGCAATAAATATAAGTTCAGAAACATTTATATCTTCTGAAAAAACCGAAATCCCTATTCCTATGGTCAAAGCCACTACTACCAATGCCATTGCTTTTTGTGCCTTTGCCGAACGGATTTTTATATTCACCAAATACCCGATTAAAGCAAAAAAACCAATTACCAAAGTTGTTATTACCGGAACAGAAAAACTCGGGTTCTTATACTTGTCTATGTTAAACTCTATACGAAATGTAAAAATTTCTATCAGGCCGGTAATATTGTCGGTAAGAAAGTAGTATGTAAGAACAAAAAACAACACCATACCGCCCCCTACTATTGGCACCAGCCAGTTCCTGTAATCTTTGGCATCGTAAAACAGGACCCCTATGTAAACAAGCACCAGAAACAAGGCACTCCATTGATACCATAAAAAGGCCAGACCAACCAATAGAGATGCATCAAAAAGTTTTTGTTTAATCGCCAGGTTGGTTCGGAGGCTCATAAGTCTCCTTATCACTAATAGTATAAAAAAATTAGCGATTACAAACTTACCGCTTTGCAATATTGGCGGGTACATACATAACAACAATACATACAACAGGATAGGGTATGAGTTATTTCGGGATAGATTGTTCTTCTTACTGATAAAATCTACTAACAACGCACTCAGAATAAGCAATAGACACAGGCCGGATTTTTCGAGCCATTCAATCCCTTTTAAAGCATGGTGAAAAACAAATAACTGAACACCCCAGAAGTACAGAAATAAAAAAATTCCAATAAAAATTAAATTTATAGGTTTTGTTTTTCCAAAAATGCTTGAAATCATGTTGTGTTTTTATACTTTTGCAATGTAAAATTAATATAACTTTTTACTGATGAGAGATTTTTTTGAAGGTATTCAATATTTGTTTGAAGATATTTTATTTGTTCCTTTAAACAGTTTACGTTTTATGCATAGCTGGTGGGGTTCTAACGCCATTAACTGGATCTTTATCATAATAGGCATGGTAGCCCTTGTATATTGGGTTCTTCAATTGAAGAAATTTAACGACAATAACGAAGAGAACAAAGACGTAACGGCACATTCGTACCTATAAGTCTTTTCCTTTTTAAAATATTTTACCGAAGCAGATCGCTTCGGTTATTTTCTATGATACCCTTTCGATGTCGAAAGGGTATTTTTATGAATATGAGGTACCAAAAGAGGCTGAATTTTAAGTTAAAACCTAATCATTCAGCCTCTTCATTTTTCATGTATCTAAGTTAAAGATTACAGGTCAAACCCCAGATCGGTTCTGTAATACATCTTATCAAAATCTAATTTCTTCACATTGCTATAAGACTTCTCCAGAGCCTCTTTAAAGTTGGTCCCATAAGAAGTTACAGCAATAACACGCCCACCGGAAGTGAGCACTTTATTTCCTTCCAGTTTCGTTCCGGCATGGAACACAACGGAATCTTCAATAGTATCTATCCCTGTAATCTCTTTTCCTTTTTCATAGGCTTCAGGATATCCTCCGGACACCACCATTATAGTAGTTGCAGATCTATCGTCTATTTCTAGTGTTACTTCATCTAATCTTTGTGTTGCAACTGCCTGGAACAGATCAACTAAATCATTTTTAACGCGCGGTAAAACTACTTCGGTCTCCGGATCGCCCATACGTACATTGTATTCAATTACATAAGGCTCATTATCTACTTTCATTAAGCCGATAAATACAAAGCCCTTGTATGGAATACCGTCTTTACGAAAACCGTCTACCGTTGGTTTTACGATACGATCTTCGACTTTCCGCATAAACTCATCATTTGCAAAAGGAACCGGCGAAACAGCCCCCATGCCTCCTGTATTTAATCCTGTATCTCCTTCACCTATGCGTTTGTAGTCCTTTGCATTAGGCAACACTACATAGTTCTTACCATCGGTAAGCACAAATACGCTAAGTTCTATTCCTTTTAAAAACTCTTCAATAACCACCTTCGTGCTCGCAGCTCCAAATTTGGCATCGACCAGCATATTTTTAAGTTCTGCTTTTGCTTCTTCGAGCTTATCGATAATCAGTACCCCTTTTCCGGCAGCAAGCCCATCTGCTTTTAAAACATATGGTGGTTTTA of the Zhouia spongiae genome contains:
- a CDS encoding ferredoxin--NADP reductase; amino-acid sequence: MSHFHPLRVKHIEHITPNSVTVSFEIPNDLKDEFRFTPGQYINIRKELNGKELRRSYSICSSAGNGDLTIGIKKVDSGLFSQFANNELKSGDVLDIYPPLGHFTFDPAESRNKNIAAFAAGSGITPIMSIMKSVLEETDGNFILVYGNKSAAETMFHKEITELIAEYPERLKVYFIYSQEQDGESMFGRVERSTVNFIINNKHKDTTFDAYYLCGPEAMIHTVSDTLTEKGITKEMIRFELFTTADADEEDLSSIPEGKTKVKVIVDDEEFEFIMDHKERVLDAALKEDIDAPYSCQGGICSSCMAKLKQGKVEMVKNQILTDSELEEGLILTCQSHPLTDTIVVDYDDI
- a CDS encoding carboxypeptidase-like regulatory domain-containing protein encodes the protein MKIKVTFLLIMFTLVIQAQEQIISGKVLSTENNEPLPYVNIGIKDKSVGTVSNENGVFKLYLDHKVRLNDTVIFSYIGYKAEKYLISDLKNLTGSILLQSKNMELDEVVLSAEKVKYKSKKIGRTSKGIGLFHANFYSYNEKDVDDRLSKEKGMKFKLRRNCHIKDLNFNITSNNFKSLKFRVNFYKIEDGIPTEIIVHKNIVFEIKDNFHGWFKVDLEPYDIYLKEDIEEIAVTIQWLESVKTDEKSKYFAIATASSPIHTAFSREKAMDKWNKSGQNLSFYLNAMCE
- a CDS encoding glycosyltransferase: MHKDIHIFCMKWGTLYDATYVNRLYSMVKRNLNLSFTMVCFTDDEKGIDDHIKCFPIPEIDIPGNLPERMWKKLTTLKSDLYGLEGTALFLDLDVVIVDNIDCFFEDDNPFMIIKDYRKQWRITGNSSVYRFEIGKHGYVFDYFVENFDSIRKQHRNEQEYLTWAVHEKGMLNYWPKPWCPSYKYDCISKFPLAVWKKPSIPEGSKIIIFHGEINPPKAIKGGRGKWYRYVRPAKWIADYWR
- the upp gene encoding uracil phosphoribosyltransferase codes for the protein MEIHHLAQNNSVLKHFLAELRNVNIQQDRMRFRKNMERVGELLAYEMSKSFHYKEINVETPLGSKQTHEIDEELVICGIFRAGLALHQGFLNYFDNADNAFISAYRKHHKNSDAFEIEVEYLACPALENKTLILVDPMLATGRSFEAAYKAIEQTGSPKNIHIAAVVATPEGIEHLEETLRPDTKIWIADIDERLDEKDYIVPGLGDAGDLLYGSKLQH
- a CDS encoding DUF6427 family protein, with protein sequence MISSIFGKTKPINLIFIGIFLFLYFWGVQLFVFHHALKGIEWLEKSGLCLLLILSALLVDFISKKNNLSRNNSYPILLYVLLLCMYPPILQSGKFVIANFFILLVIRRLMSLRTNLAIKQKLFDASLLVGLAFLWYQWSALFLVLVYIGVLFYDAKDYRNWLVPIVGGGMVLFFVLTYYFLTDNITGLIEIFTFRIEFNIDKYKNPSFSVPVITTLVIGFFALIGYLVNIKIRSAKAQKAMALVVVALTIGIGISVFSEDINVSELIFIAFPLAMVIANYLQTTKSKWLKEAVLWIFVLMPFLALVL
- a CDS encoding DUF6341 family protein, whose amino-acid sequence is MRDFFEGIQYLFEDILFVPLNSLRFMHSWWGSNAINWIFIIIGMVALVYWVLQLKKFNDNNEENKDVTAHSYL
- the purD gene encoding phosphoribosylamine--glycine ligase; the encoded protein is MNILILGSGGREHTFTWKIAQSPKIGNLYVAPGNAGTAQIATNVNIGVTDFEAIKEFVVANDVNMVVVGPEDPLVQGVADFFLQDEALKNIPVIGPQKAGAALEGSKEVAKEFMSRHKVPTAAYQSFTADNLEAGYDFLESLKPPYVLKADGLAAGKGVLIIDKLEEAKAELKNMLVDAKFGAASTKVVIEEFLKGIELSVFVLTDGKNYVVLPNAKDYKRIGEGDTGLNTGGMGAVSPVPFANDEFMRKVEDRIVKPTVDGFRKDGIPYKGFVFIGLMKVDNEPYVIEYNVRMGDPETEVVLPRVKNDLVDLFQAVATQRLDEVTLEIDDRSATTIMVVSGGYPEAYEKGKEITGIDTIEDSVVFHAGTKLEGNKVLTSGGRVIAVTSYGTNFKEALEKSYSNVKKLDFDKMYYRTDLGFDL